From Pseudanabaena sp. PCC 6802, one genomic window encodes:
- a CDS encoding type 2 lanthipeptide synthetase LanM family protein, giving the protein MPQISITPPVNCSHTDLVSIVANASTLWERLDSNRFSRDNLRTNESEIDRRLDRWCQVTARGDWETFQRRLQWQGLNLNTVRSRLGAIQFNTTQSLPEWAETLQQIIETATGFSPASQPSLPIDPDNPIPFEDILLPAIAVGRQKLLTGFGSLQHTEDTLPLSILSEAAYQALERSLLERLEGICTRTLNFEFSQVRPFGQNLLTLLGLDMESDRSKIHYTQFVERLLQDGLLAFFQKYPVLGRLVASAVDFWVEFATEFLERLVRDRADIQRIFSSTTVPFFQNKVTAIQTSLSDPHKRGRSVIVLTFESGFKLVYKPKDLGLEVAFNEFLNWCNQRSQFLDFKAIQVLNRSDYGWVEYVEHQPCADEAAASRFHQRAGMLLCVLYVLRGTDCHHENLIAHGEDLVLIDMETLLHHEANLIENSPFIQEFETTAAQHLWDSVLRTGLLPRWDFSSDRRIAYDISGLGSSAPQQTSRKVLRWKAINTDHMHQQYEPVAFPLEKNVPRLGAIALSANDYQTQIAMGFEQMYRFLMVNRDELLAPESPLADMQDRQIRFIFRATRIYGTILQNAWAPDYLKHGVDYSIELDRLSCAFLIAQNKPDAWPILDAELQAMEQLDFPFFTASAACDELSVGKSQAIPHYFRKSSYEQVLNQLQTLDLADLARQIAIIQSSFYAKVAQTSSDKSEQWNAETLPLLNSEQAIAEAKKIAAEIEARAIAEPDGSLNWIGLGYEIKSERFQLQVLNDNLYEGRCGVSLFFAALSQVSSDSHFRNLALQTLQSMRRQIQTIDRESQQRIARLNGIGGASGVGSTIYTFVKISQFLDDATLLQDACSLSNWIAPELIAADRQLDIFSGAAGAMLGLLSLYEATKEASVLQRAIACGQHLIAHQASYEGSPPAWSTLGAKPLTGFSHGAAGISYALLRLYAVTNNRDYLEAALEGIEYERSVFSESHANWPDFRGAGQAGQHSFLTQWCHGATGIGLGRLGSFEIVKTPEVEREIEVALQTTQKYALQIIDHLCCGNLGRVEALLVGAQRCSRSDWHQTAFQNATNVVSRARRTGAYQLFPNLPNSVFNPGFFQGTAGIGYQLLRLAQPDRLPSVLLWE; this is encoded by the coding sequence ATGCCTCAGATATCAATTACACCTCCAGTCAACTGCTCTCATACAGATTTAGTATCGATTGTTGCTAACGCCAGCACGCTGTGGGAACGCCTCGATTCAAATCGCTTTAGTAGGGATAACCTGCGGACAAACGAGTCGGAAATCGATCGCCGTCTCGATCGTTGGTGCCAAGTCACTGCCCGAGGCGATTGGGAAACTTTTCAGAGACGTTTGCAGTGGCAAGGCTTGAATCTTAATACGGTTCGCTCTCGGTTAGGAGCTATACAATTTAATACAACTCAGTCATTGCCGGAATGGGCAGAAACCCTACAACAAATTATTGAGACAGCCACGGGATTTTCACCTGCATCTCAACCATCTCTGCCAATCGATCCAGACAATCCGATTCCCTTTGAAGATATTCTTCTACCCGCGATCGCAGTTGGCAGGCAGAAACTCTTGACTGGCTTCGGTTCTCTCCAACATACGGAGGATACCCTTCCCCTATCTATTCTCTCAGAAGCAGCATATCAGGCTTTAGAGCGCAGTTTGCTGGAACGGCTGGAAGGAATTTGCACCAGGACGCTAAATTTTGAATTTTCTCAGGTTCGTCCCTTTGGTCAGAATTTGCTTACTTTGCTGGGTTTAGACATGGAAAGCGATCGCAGCAAAATCCACTATACTCAGTTTGTCGAGCGCCTGCTGCAAGATGGTTTATTAGCTTTTTTTCAAAAGTATCCAGTCCTCGGTCGGTTAGTGGCATCAGCAGTAGATTTTTGGGTTGAATTCGCAACCGAGTTCCTCGAACGTCTTGTCCGGGATCGAGCGGACATCCAGCGTATCTTTAGCTCGACAACAGTTCCATTTTTCCAAAACAAAGTCACAGCTATCCAAACCTCTCTTTCCGATCCCCATAAGCGAGGTCGATCTGTCATTGTACTAACCTTTGAGTCTGGGTTTAAGCTCGTCTATAAACCTAAAGATTTAGGACTAGAAGTTGCCTTTAATGAATTTTTGAACTGGTGTAACCAGCGCAGCCAGTTCCTGGATTTTAAAGCGATTCAGGTGCTTAACCGGAGCGATTACGGTTGGGTAGAATATGTCGAGCACCAACCTTGCGCGGATGAGGCTGCTGCGTCGCGCTTTCACCAGCGAGCTGGGATGTTACTGTGCGTACTTTACGTCCTCAGAGGAACTGACTGCCACCACGAAAACCTAATCGCTCATGGTGAGGACTTAGTATTAATCGATATGGAAACTCTGCTGCACCATGAAGCAAATTTGATTGAAAATTCACCATTTATCCAGGAGTTTGAGACAACCGCAGCACAGCACCTTTGGGACTCCGTACTGCGCACGGGACTACTGCCCCGCTGGGACTTTAGTAGCGATCGCCGCATTGCCTATGACATCAGTGGGTTGGGCAGTAGCGCTCCCCAGCAAACTTCCCGAAAAGTTCTTCGCTGGAAAGCAATCAACACCGACCATATGCACCAGCAGTACGAGCCTGTAGCATTTCCTCTTGAGAAAAACGTGCCGCGCTTAGGTGCAATAGCTTTGTCAGCCAACGATTATCAAACGCAAATCGCTATGGGATTTGAACAGATGTATCGTTTCTTGATGGTAAATAGGGATGAGTTACTGGCTCCAGAAAGCCCACTTGCCGATATGCAAGATCGACAGATTCGCTTTATCTTCCGCGCCACCCGCATTTACGGTACTATCTTGCAAAATGCATGGGCACCCGATTATCTAAAGCACGGAGTGGACTATAGTATTGAACTGGATCGCCTCAGTTGTGCTTTTCTAATTGCTCAAAACAAACCTGATGCTTGGCCGATCCTGGATGCAGAACTGCAAGCTATGGAGCAGTTAGACTTTCCCTTTTTTACTGCTAGCGCTGCTTGCGATGAGTTGAGTGTAGGCAAAAGCCAGGCTATTCCACACTACTTTCGCAAATCCAGCTACGAGCAAGTGCTGAACCAATTACAGACGCTCGATCTCGCTGACCTAGCGAGACAAATTGCCATAATTCAAAGCTCCTTTTACGCTAAGGTAGCTCAAACCTCAAGCGATAAAAGCGAGCAATGGAATGCTGAGACATTACCGTTGCTGAATTCGGAACAAGCGATCGCGGAAGCAAAGAAGATTGCTGCTGAAATCGAGGCTAGAGCCATTGCAGAACCAGATGGCAGCCTTAACTGGATTGGCTTAGGTTATGAAATTAAGTCTGAACGATTCCAGCTACAGGTGTTAAACGATAATCTGTATGAAGGCCGCTGTGGGGTGTCTCTATTCTTCGCCGCGCTCAGCCAGGTATCCAGCGATTCTCACTTTCGCAATCTAGCCTTACAGACACTACAGTCTATGCGGCGGCAGATCCAGACTATAGATCGAGAATCTCAGCAGCGCATTGCCCGTCTGAACGGAATTGGAGGAGCGTCAGGTGTAGGCTCGACGATCTATACATTTGTGAAGATAAGTCAATTCCTGGATGATGCAACGCTCCTGCAAGATGCTTGTTCTCTGTCCAATTGGATAGCGCCAGAGCTAATTGCGGCAGATCGGCAATTGGATATTTTTAGTGGAGCAGCCGGAGCGATGTTAGGGTTATTGTCTCTGTATGAGGCTACAAAAGAGGCATCGGTATTGCAGAGAGCGATCGCCTGCGGACAGCATCTAATCGCCCATCAGGCCAGCTATGAAGGTTCGCCTCCAGCCTGGTCAACCCTTGGGGCAAAACCCCTAACAGGGTTTTCCCATGGAGCTGCTGGCATTTCCTATGCACTACTACGGCTTTACGCTGTCACCAATAACCGTGACTACTTAGAAGCTGCCCTAGAAGGGATTGAGTACGAGCGCAGCGTTTTTTCCGAGTCTCATGCTAACTGGCCAGATTTTCGTGGAGCAGGACAGGCAGGACAGCACAGTTTTCTAACTCAGTGGTGTCATGGTGCAACTGGAATTGGATTGGGACGTTTGGGCAGCTTCGAGATTGTGAAAACACCTGAAGTCGAACGCGAGATTGAAGTTGCTCTACAAACCACTCAAAAATATGCCTTGCAAATAATCGATCATCTCTGCTGCGGCAATCTGGGTCGGGTAGAAGCGCTCTTAGTCGGCGCGCAACGCTGCTCCCGTTCTGATTGGCATCAGACTGCCTTCCAAAACGCAACAAATGTTGTGTCTAGAGCCAGGCGCACGGGAGCGTATCAACTGTTTCCCAACTTACCCAATTCTGTATTTAATCCTGGTTTCTTCCAGGGCACAGCCGGAATTGGTTATCAACTGCTTCGCTTGGCACAGCCAGATCGACTGCCTTCAGTGCTGTTATGGGAGTAG
- a CDS encoding Uma2 family endonuclease, with translation MVAQLKHSDRAPMSPQEYLAWEAQQDTKHEYEHGEIIAMTGGSIPHSQIPVNLSTLLNLHLRGKGCKVLVNDAKVAIPNKGVYYYPDISITCDDRDRQARDFIQYPCLIAEVLSPSTESRDRGQKFRNYRRIETLQEYLLIDCDRPSLEIYRRNQSNNWELIHIFNEQLNFDAANPEVYLASVDLKFPLSELYANVEFLPETTETAP, from the coding sequence ATGGTTGCCCAACTAAAACATAGCGATCGCGCCCCCATGTCCCCCCAAGAGTATCTGGCATGGGAAGCGCAGCAAGACACCAAGCACGAATACGAACATGGAGAAATTATCGCCATGACAGGCGGTAGTATTCCCCATAGTCAAATACCAGTCAACCTTTCTACCTTGCTCAACCTTCACTTGCGCGGGAAAGGTTGCAAAGTATTGGTCAATGATGCCAAAGTCGCCATCCCCAACAAAGGCGTATATTATTATCCTGATATCAGTATTACGTGTGACGATCGCGATCGCCAAGCCCGTGATTTCATCCAATATCCCTGCCTGATCGCTGAAGTGCTTTCTCCAAGCACGGAAAGTCGCGATCGCGGTCAGAAATTCCGTAACTATCGTCGCATTGAAACTTTACAGGAATATCTACTAATTGACTGCGATCGACCTAGCCTTGAAATCTATCGCCGCAATCAAAGCAATAACTGGGAATTAATTCACATTTTCAACGAGCAGCTAAATTTTGATGCAGCCAATCCTGAAGTCTATCTCGCCAGTGTCGATCTGAAATTTCCCCTATCCGAGCTATACGCAAACGTTGAATTTCTCCCTGAAACCACTGAAACAGCCCCCTAA
- a CDS encoding peptidase domain-containing ABC transporter → MRLQLSAVECGAACLAMILSYFGRETTVAECRDRMNIGRDGALAETIAKCARSYGLRVKAYSLADLADFKYVQLPAIAHWEFNHFIAIERWSPQRVEIVDPALGRRQLTSAEFATGFTGVVLTFEPGSQFERRDRKDTRSWRNYLIQYVLDRPGLLAQILGSSLLLQVFGLAVPIFTKILVDRVLPLQIASSMPILAVGMAMPLLAQAVTSYLRASLLIYLQARMDARMMLDFCDRLFALPFSFFERRTTGDLLMRLASNATIRETLTSQTLSIVLDGAFVLGYLALLLAEAPIFGLVVSIAGMLQLGLLFATTGRIHDLMQRDLLAQSESHSYLVEALTGILTLKASGSEDRAFDRWSNLFFNQLHVSLQRNHLAAGIDTAMLALRMGSPLVLLWVGALLVLNGTMSLGTMLAFNAIAMAFLVPLASLVSNGQKLQLVGAHLERLVDVLTAEPEQKLHGVKTAPPLTGRIQLNQVSFRYDENAPFVLRDISLEIEPGQKIALVGRSGSGKSTLAKLLLGLYLPTMGEILYDGIPLQAFNWRTLRSQFGVVLQEPFLFSGSIRQNITVNNPSLDLEQVVQAAKLAAIHEDIVQLPMGYETRIAEGGSGLSGGQRQRLAIARALVHQPAIILLDEATSHLDVMTESLVEQNLDRLGCTRIAIAHRLSTIRNADTIFVVDRGTIVERGSHEELLSQRGYYASLVLSSDLGEIPSLTSSVERKTR, encoded by the coding sequence ATGAGGTTGCAACTTAGCGCTGTTGAATGCGGTGCAGCCTGTCTGGCTATGATTCTCAGCTACTTCGGTCGCGAAACAACTGTGGCTGAGTGTCGCGATCGCATGAACATTGGTCGAGATGGAGCGCTCGCCGAGACGATCGCTAAGTGCGCTCGCTCCTATGGATTGAGAGTGAAAGCATATTCTCTCGCAGATCTGGCAGATTTTAAATACGTGCAACTACCCGCGATCGCTCACTGGGAATTCAATCACTTCATCGCGATCGAGCGTTGGTCGCCGCAGCGAGTTGAAATCGTCGATCCAGCCTTGGGGCGAAGGCAGTTGACATCTGCCGAATTCGCAACGGGCTTTACGGGTGTAGTTTTGACCTTCGAGCCAGGGTCTCAATTTGAACGTCGCGACCGTAAAGATACGCGATCGTGGCGCAACTATTTGATTCAGTACGTGTTAGATAGACCTGGCTTACTCGCGCAAATCTTGGGGAGTTCTCTACTGCTTCAAGTATTTGGCTTAGCAGTGCCAATCTTCACCAAGATATTGGTCGATCGCGTTCTCCCACTCCAGATTGCCAGCTCTATGCCAATTCTAGCTGTAGGTATGGCGATGCCGCTTTTGGCGCAGGCAGTGACTAGCTATCTGCGCGCATCGCTACTGATCTATTTGCAAGCCCGCATGGATGCTCGCATGATGCTTGATTTCTGCGATCGCTTATTCGCCCTTCCCTTCAGCTTTTTCGAGCGCCGCACTACTGGCGATCTGTTGATGCGGCTGGCAAGTAACGCCACTATCCGAGAAACTCTTACAAGTCAAACTCTATCGATAGTCCTGGATGGTGCCTTTGTATTGGGCTATCTTGCACTTCTATTGGCTGAGGCTCCTATATTTGGTCTAGTTGTCTCGATCGCAGGCATGCTGCAGTTGGGACTTTTGTTCGCTACCACAGGGCGAATACACGATTTAATGCAGCGAGATCTACTCGCTCAGTCAGAATCCCATAGCTATCTTGTGGAAGCCCTGACCGGAATTTTAACACTGAAAGCATCTGGTAGCGAAGATCGAGCCTTTGACCGTTGGTCGAATCTATTTTTCAATCAACTCCATGTTTCATTGCAGCGCAACCATTTAGCGGCTGGGATTGATACAGCAATGCTAGCACTGCGGATGGGTTCGCCGCTCGTATTGTTGTGGGTGGGAGCGCTGTTGGTGCTGAATGGAACGATGAGTCTGGGAACGATGTTAGCATTTAACGCAATTGCTATGGCTTTTCTCGTACCTTTAGCATCTTTAGTATCCAACGGTCAGAAATTGCAATTAGTTGGCGCGCACCTGGAGCGACTGGTCGATGTTTTGACAGCCGAGCCGGAACAAAAGCTGCATGGGGTAAAAACCGCACCACCCCTGACGGGTCGGATTCAACTAAACCAGGTGAGCTTTCGCTACGACGAAAATGCCCCATTTGTCTTGCGCGACATTTCGCTTGAGATCGAACCCGGCCAAAAGATTGCTTTAGTAGGTCGGTCTGGTTCCGGGAAGAGCACTCTAGCGAAGCTATTACTTGGTCTGTATCTCCCAACTATGGGAGAGATTCTGTATGATGGCATCCCTCTCCAGGCTTTCAACTGGCGCACCTTGCGCAGTCAGTTCGGAGTAGTGTTGCAAGAGCCATTTCTCTTTAGCGGTTCCATTCGGCAAAATATCACGGTTAACAACCCCAGCCTCGATTTAGAACAGGTAGTGCAGGCAGCAAAGCTCGCCGCAATCCACGAAGATATCGTGCAACTACCGATGGGGTACGAAACTAGAATTGCTGAAGGAGGTTCTGGATTATCCGGCGGTCAGCGCCAGCGCTTAGCGATCGCTCGCGCTTTAGTCCATCAGCCTGCCATCATCCTACTGGATGAGGCTACCAGCCACCTGGATGTAATGACAGAGAGTTTGGTCGAGCAGAATTTAGATCGGCTGGGATGCACGCGGATTGCGATCGCGCATCGCTTAAGCACCATTCGCAATGCCGACACGATCTTCGTCGTCGATCGCGGAACAATAGTCGAACGAGGTTCCCATGAGGAACTTCTTAGTCAAAGAGGATACTATGCTTCTTTAGTACTTAGTTCAGATCTAGGAGAAATACCAAGTTTGACATCCTCTGTCGAGCGAAAAACGCGATAA